The following DNA comes from Synechococcus sp. CC9616.
CCTCCTCGAGAACGACGCGAAGATTGATTCACTGAAAAAACGGCAATATTATCAAACGGCCAATCTGGCTCATCAATCAAGGAATTGCCCTTACACAACAAATCATTTGCAACATCTTTTTGAGTGACGCCAGTCGATGGATCTAGTACACCTATGAAACGATCGCGACGAAGTTGCCCGATGACAAAATCCTCCCGTGCATACCGCTTCGAACTTGCTGTAGGGGGCAAGCTTTTAACTTTACGGGTCAAACCTGATGCGAGGGCAGAACCAGTGAGACTGACATCAACCAACTGTCGAGATGGCTTTAATTTCTTAAACAACTTCTGCTCCAATGTTGCTGCGGGAATATTCTTATTCTTACCTGCCAAGTTAGCAACAACAGCAGAAACCATAGGGGCTGCCTGAGACGTACCGCTTTTAGCCGTAACACCGGACACAGTAAAAGCATCGGAACTCACAATTCGCTCACCAGGCGCAAAAAGATGAACGGTTTCCTTGCCAAAATTTGAAAAGGGTGCAACGGCTCCAGCCAAGGTGACTGCACCGACAGATATCATCCCTGGAACATTTGCGGGAGTTCCAGGTAGAACATCATTATTGTTGGATTGATTTCCAGCTGCGGCTACAAAAACAGCACCATACTTTTCACGACCCAAACGCACTGCTTCCTCCATAAAAGAAAACTCAGAAGGAGGCAATCCAACATCACCAAAACTATTATTGATCACCTTGGCACCATTATCCAGAGCATAAGACCAAGCAAATAATGCATCGGACAACCGCCCATTACCATTCACATCAAGAATGCGGAGAGGCATTATTTTTGACTTGGGTGACAAGCGAGTCACAATGCCCGCAACATGGGTCCCATGACCCTGCGGATCGCCATTATTCA
Coding sequences within:
- a CDS encoding S8 family serine peptidase codes for the protein MAVVAIVDSGLNLNHSDIVPKLWTNAAEILGNGLDDDANGVVDDVYGFDVLSSAGLSTSLLNNGDPQGHGTHVAGIVTRLSPKSKIMPLRILDVNGNGRLSDALFAWSYALDNGAKVINNSFGDVGLPPSEFSFMEEAVRLGREKYGAVFVAAAGNQSNNNDVLPGTPANVPGMISVGAVTLAGAVAPFSNFGKETVHLFAPGERIVSSDAFTVSGVTAKSGTSQAAPMVSAVVANLAGKNKNIPAATLEQKLFKKLKPSRQLVDVSLTGSALASGLTRKVKSLPPTASSKRYAREDFVIGQLRRDRFIGVLDPSTGVTQKDVANDLLCKGNSLIDEPDWPFDNIAVFSVNQSSRRSRGGCRGSGRSSRVFDKPKKSNPPKQAFTQIVETGFFQTVEWDAEVSFASDRSMSFFDPPSLLSSEMSLF